The segment AACTTCATTTCTGCTTTGCATCTTTCGTCTCCTCATCAAGTAGATTTCACTACGGCACTCGAACTTGGTAAAGCCCTTGGGTTTCCTATGCCCTCGAGTATCGATATAGTTGCTGTGGAAGCAGGAGACGTAACGACCTTTCGTGAGAAATTCACCCCTGAGGTGGAGAAAGCAATACCGGTTGCTGTTGAAATGGCTTTAAGAAAGTGCCCGACACATATAAACCATATAAGAGAGGACTAACATGTTTGGTTGGAACGGAAAAATATTAAGAATCGATTTGACCAAGGGAACTCATTGGGTAGAGGCTATGCCG is part of the Pseudomonadota bacterium genome and harbors:
- a CDS encoding hydrogenase maturation protease translates to MEKTLVLGIGNSVLCDDGVGIRVATEVGKRISDPSVTIAEACQGGLFLLEAFLGYDHVVLIDAIQTKGGTPGQVYDLQPENFISALHLSSPHQVDFTTALELGKALGFPMPSSIDIVAVEAGDVTTFREKFTPEVEKAIPVAVEMALRKCPTHINHIRED